GCCAAATTGCCGCAAATGGGACTGGAGAGACGGTTTGCGGCGGTTCGGGAGAAACTACCGGATTTGACGCGGGAACTGCTCGGGAACCCGCGCAAATCTGCCATTCTGGGGCAAAAAAGGCCGATAATATCAGCGAAATCCGGTCGTAAATGCCCCTCGGCTCGTCGCTTTCGGACTCGGTGAACGGCCCCGAACGGCTATTTGGCCCGCCAACGTCATCGGACGGGAGCATGATCAATGTGGTTTCGCAGCATCACACTGGGTGCAGGCCTACTGAGCCTGGCAGCCGTGAACGCGCAGACAGTGCCCGTGGAGGACCAGCCAGCTGTCTCGTCCGCGATTGGCGGCGTGGACGGCGAAGCGCGGTTCGTGCCCTCCGATGAGGCGCAGCTGTCCGAAGTGTCGTTCGAAGAAGGCTTCGAGGCTTATTCGGGCGATGTAGACCCGGGCGCAATCCCGCCGCATGCCGTGCGGCTCGACACCTTCGACCCGCCTTTGGAAGTGGAGCCGGAGCCCCGCTCAGGCCGCTCGTTGGGCATGGGCGTTGCAAGCTATTACGGCGCGCGCTTCGCAGGCCGGCTGACGGCAAATGGCGAACGCTTCAATCCGCGCGAGATGACGGCCGCGCACAAGACGCTGCCTTTCGGCACGCGCGTGCGCGTGACCAACCCCCGCAACGGCAAGAGCGTGATTGTGCGCATCAACGACCGCGGGCCCTTCATCCGCGGCCGCACGATCGACCTTTCGCGCGGCGCGGCAGAGGAAATCGGCATCGTGCGCGCCGGCCATGGCCGCGTGGCAATGGAAATCGTCGAGTAACCGCCGCGAAGGCTGCCCCGCAAAAAGGGCTTTCCTGCAGGACCTGACGCATTGCAGTGACGCGCCGCGCCACCGGATAATCGCGCTTTGCTCGCATTCGAGACACAAGCTCTGATTAGATAGGCCGCGCAAAGAAAATGGGGCCGATCCGAAGATCGACCCCACTCTCGCCGCCGTGTGGCTGGTTCCGAAGACCCAGACTTGACGCCCGGCGTATCGCTGCCGCAGCCAACCCCGAAGGGATGAGCCTGGCGGCGTGTCGCCCGGCGCTCGCGCCGGCGCCGGTTCCGTCGGGGGCCGGGTTCGATCCGAAGATCCATCCCTTGCCGCCCGGCGGTTCCGAGATCGTTTATCGCTTTGGCTTCTCAAGCGGTTTATGCGCTCTTGCGATTGCACCAACCATCGATGCCGATGGGATAATCGACCTTTCGCAACTTTGCGCCTGTGCGGTCTCAACACTCCGGTTCGCTTGCCATGTAACGCATGGCTGCGCTGCCTTTGCTCTTCCGCGTGGCATTTCGCCGTCGCCCCGGATGCGGTTCCAAAATCCCTTCTTCCATCGGGCCGTTACGCCGTCTTTCCGAAGGGCCAATCCCCGCTTCCGATGAGTTGAAGATGCGCGGCAAACCGAGTCGCGGCAAGGGCGCGAGCGTCGAGTTATCCACTTTCTTTCATATTGCCAGTGGACAAGGGTGGATAAGTCAACGGTTCGGCGCAATCACGCAATAAAGTTACGCGACGGCGGGAAATCCCCGAGATCAGTCCCGGTGGTCGCGATTGGCCAGCAGGCGGAGGCGCAGCGCGTTCAGCTTGATGAAGCCGGCGGCATCGGCCTGGTCGTATGCACCGGCATCGTCCTCGAAGGTGACATGCGCTTCGGAATACAGGCTGTCCGGGCTGCGGCG
This genomic interval from Paraurantiacibacter namhicola contains the following:
- a CDS encoding septal ring lytic transglycosylase RlpA family protein → MNAQTVPVEDQPAVSSAIGGVDGEARFVPSDEAQLSEVSFEEGFEAYSGDVDPGAIPPHAVRLDTFDPPLEVEPEPRSGRSLGMGVASYYGARFAGRLTANGERFNPREMTAAHKTLPFGTRVRVTNPRNGKSVIVRINDRGPFIRGRTIDLSRGAAEEIGIVRAGHGRVAMEIVE